The sequence ttatcTTTTTGGAGTACACCCGATCACCACTAGTTTTAAATGAGTGTTCAGTTATGTATGTTGGTTTGAGACTACTGTTTGCTCTCCTGTCTTTTATCTTCTTCATATTTTGCCATTgggttgtcagtttgtttttgacttatgagtttgtTTCTGACATGAGTTTGTTTGACCCTTTCGTATCTTTTGACTCTTTGTTACCCAGTATTATATTTGTAATAGCTGAGACTACCATAACTCATAGCCACAATTGTCATCTTTTCCTCAATTGTGACAATATATGTAATAGAAGTTTCAGGTTATTGTTACAAAATTGTATCTGGCATTACATAATCAATGTTTCATAATCTATGTACTATGTACaccttttttgttgatttatatatttgttacagataggaattttctttttttttcaatatgatatTAGAAACGGGGGCTCATAATGATTTCCTTTCCCTATGAATGTAACAGGTAAAAAGGTTTATATTGGTCATGCATAGTCAATGTTAAAGGTGGACACCTTTTGTGCTGACCAATTATGCTTACAGATAGTCCGTTTCATTTTGATCCTACTTAAACTGTGCAACAGcaagacaattttattttgtcccATCAAAACTATGTAACTGTAAGAGTGTTTTGCACCCTTTCAAATCTTTGTTGCATGTAAGCAGTTTACGTTGCCCATGAATTATCAATGAAACCGATATATGCATTGTCTACAAATTGACAGTTAAATAGGCCCTACCTAATCTATGTTACAGGTAACAAGTTTTCATGACCCTACCTTATCTATGTTAAGGTTTGCAAGTTTTCTTTGTCCCTACCAAATCAAAGTTATATGTAGgcatttttcttaatttcacCTTCAACTGTATTGATGGTGTTCTGTCACTTCCATGAGTGAATACATAACGCACAACCTAGACAACTTGAGATAAAGAATTTTAGTGAAAGTAGAATGCCTGCTTGATACCCTGATCTCTTCCTCAATATCGACATAGATATCCACAATATTCAGACTGCATAATTACAAGGTTGTGTCTCTCTAGCATAAGACAACGCTCCATCAGAGCTGTGAGGAAGAACGACTAAATCGATACAGCATAAATTTTACGACCAAACAGTTTACATCAGCCCTACCTAACCTAAGTGAAAGGTACGCAGATAGTTTCATACCTAAGCTACAGGTAGACAACTTGTTTACTGTCCTACTTAAACCTATGTTTGAAGTAGACAGTTTTCGTTGGCACTTTCTTTAACCtatgttacaaaattgaatgtaGCTTAAGTTTCTATTAAtaaagtgtttttaaaatactttgcGTTTTCAGTTTTCTTTGGAATTTGGTAATTTCGGAGTGATACTTTCTGACATGATTCGTGGATGATAATCATGAATGAATTACATTTGCATTGAAAGCATCATAATTGTTGCACTATTTTTGGAATGACAATGGAACGGTTTCAACATAACAATGATTTTGTCAGATGACCgagtttttaataaaattgctaCAAAGATCAGCCAAGTTTAAATTCTTCACTGTTTTATCAAAATTGCATATGATTGACGTATGATTTGTTCCTGGAAAGATCACGTGGTCAGACATTCCTTCATTTAATTGGTTACTTTGTCTGTTGAAATCAACTGCTCCATCCTTGATAAGATTGATGTCTCTCTCTGCTGTCACAATCAGGAATGGCGGTATATATTCAGTATTCTCTATCAAACTTTGCGATGGACATCGTTTCAACCATCCATCTGGTTTATTTCCAAATGTTGGATGGAGGTAGAGTGGTCTTGTGAACGTTGTATTCATGAGACTGATCTGCAGAACTGCTGAGATAGTGATCACTCCcttcaaaagaaaaatgagaaatattaacaatctgaATAAATGATTTACCGAGTCGATGGATAAATCAACTGAGAAACATTAACATAGAAAAAATCGTTTTAAATTATAGCAACTTCAACAAATttttacttggatggagaattgtctcatgtgcactcataccacatctttttatgtCTATTGTCATTCATATGGATAATAATTTCGTTACTTCTTATTGATTCATATTGATAGTAACAAATCGAAAGAAACTTCTTAAACTACAATTTCGCTATAAAGATGATTCTAATTTGAATAATCAATATCCCCGTTGCTTTATTCCTGCAGCGCCGACATGTGAAGTGTATTTCTCTCATTTAAATCTACATTCCAAGGCTTAGATTTTATGCATTGCGTCCTATGTTGCTGATTGCTGCTTACAAGACATCTATTGAACCAAAGATTTTAAATAGTTCCTACATCATAATtaggttgaccgttatggaatatctttTTCATATATGACAAAGTTCTTGAACTCGTATAGCCACATTCTGACCTCTCCTTCTCAAACGTGACATCCtagaatagaccactttcgagttcatccgtcaccggcaaaaactcgtcaattatgcacgcctttatgacgtcatttaccagatagagggggtcgcctgttcCTGCACtttttacgttcatcaagcgtcttattgatcgtctttgtgcatgataaattgaaaataatggttgctctgtaggtacttactgacaattccctaatgacagcagtgttgattgtcaattttgagaattcaatttgccgaataattcgtacaatatggaattatagttttccaaccactcgctcaacaagtgacgacgcccctaaacgcacaaatgacggtgataaaggcgcgtataattgacgagttttttttccgtagacggatgaactcgaaagtggtctattcaaTTGATCaccaaatttgtatttgttgtgAGAACCACACGTGCTACTAGTAGGATAGGAACTGATTACCTTTCCTAAGTATCTAAGACTACCATAGCTTTTGGTGGATAACATGTTCAATTGGAATTGCGAAGTAATTGTCGACTGTTGTTTATATAATGTTACTTTTTTGCAAggttattgtgtttttttcaaagtaatttGTATGTTCAGCCTTTTCGGAAACGTCCCATTCTAGTTTGACTCTCAGTATCAATTGTTAAATGTTACTTAAACTAAAATCTCCTGTACTCTTTAATTCAATATTAATCATCAAAGTCTATAAAGCTGAACAAGCAGTTTaaccatttgattatggactttccgttttaaattttccttctgtatttttaaatttttctaatttaatgttGGTTTTTCTCAAGTACCTTCATGGAGCAAGTCGGAGCATAGTTGAATTCCATAGCAATGTCgattagtttttgaaaaaaacaacgtAAGTTTGCAATGTAAAAATGAAAGATCTTGCTGATATCAGTTTCACGggacttttatttgtattaGAGAGATATGTTCGTATGGTGTATCCCTTCCTTTAAggtatttttatatgcatttgaGAGGAAAAGGTtcggttttgttttgttttcttttggtgGTAGTGCTGTCTTTTATGACttgctatttcttttatttccccCAGTATCTTCtcaggtctgttctatgttctgttggaatttcaaccaaagttGAAGAACGAGATCTTTCATCACTGTATTGTATACCTCAACTGGAGATACAatagatacagttaagtctgcctcatatttTGACTTACATATAGACATTGACaaattttacgacaaaagaaatgatttcagctccccaattgtgaattttccatttctatttAGCTACTTttcagcagcgcctgcatacggattACATATATCCCAAATCGGTACGATATTCCCGATATGATAGAGGGATACtgttcacaaggaagctattaaaccaagagttccaaatggtgaagttgaaatcctcCCTTCATAAagtttacggacgccatcaccaGTTGGTTAACCGTTATAGAATATCCGTTTTACAGCTGATATCGGATATCTTCGGTATGTCGTAGCTACTATCCGTTTCCTATTTACAAATGTGACCTATTgtattagactatttaccaggattttaataacatgagcaacacaacgAGTGTCAAATGTGAAGCAGTATCTGCAGTTAcgcttccggagcacctgatataaCTCCAAGTTTTTTGGTGGGggtcgtgttgcttagtctttagttttctttgttgtgtcttgtgttcttttatttgtctgtaaGTCTTTTTCgcttttaaccatggcgttgtcagtttatttttcgatctatgagtttgaatctggtatctttcgacaatattttagatatattAGACGCGAGTAGCTTAACCATTGCTTATTTCCAGGAACAGGATTATTGTCTCGTGAACATCCAATCTTTATCCTACATTAAAAAATCATGGTTTCTAGGATACTACCCAATAAATTCATTACTGTTAGCAATATCAAAATGCTTAATCCTAAATACCTTTATATCTGCTTTTGACATGCCCTGCTTTGTAAAGTTATCTTCATGGAGAGCCGCAATAGAGCATAGATGACCTCCGGCAGAATGACCCATCAAGAACACGTCTGTAGGGTTAAATTTTCTCGTCTGATTACCTATATTCTGAATTTTCTTTATACATTTAATCACAGCTTCAACTTGTTGATCAAGGTTAAGATGCTGAACTTGAAGGTTCgtgtttaataaaataaactgaccaATTAAAAATGTAACTACAGTCGCTAGATAAAGAAAATGCTCGTTTTGCCCTGACAATGTGAACACTATTAACACTGTCCAAATAAGAACAACTTGGAACCGAGATAATTTATGATATCTATACTGGATGCTAATAATtgtcaatataaacatattcgTTACAAATGTTACCGCTAAACCCATAGTACTTGGTTGCATAGGTCCAACGAAGAATTTCCATGACAGAATACTTCCAACGGGCCATAAAATAGCAGCCAAGAATCCGAATGATACGACTAATACTGCTAAGGAAGAAATGTATGAGGTAGCTAGTTCAAACAGTAACCAAGCTGTTGACAATTTAGTCAATGGATAAGACATTACCGCACAGGCAATTCCTCTACGTGCTAAAGCCTTTCCAACATTTCCATATAGCCCAAAGATTCCATAAATAATGGCAGCCAGTAAGTTTATATCGCGACTCAGATAATATTTCCATGCAGCTTTGTCCCCACGTCTCCATCCACCCCCATGAACAAACAGCACCACAGGAACATCTTGATGTTCTCTGACGATTTCTGGGGTATATAGGTCAACTACAGATTTTCTTTCGTCATTGAAATGGCAGTCCCGTCTTTGCTTATCGTATAGAATATCGTACTCCACTGAATAATCACATACACCAACATCCATTGCTCTACATACTATTTTACACTGTATATGAACTATTCAGAAATCTGTCACAAAAAGAATTTATCAGGTAAACATGAAAACACGTGGTAAATATACGTGTATATTATTATGCCACGGGACGGTCCAGACAGAATGACACATGTGACGTatcattgaataaataaaagtcacagtttcatatatatatgacctagaaaatatttttagaaaagaGGTCAAAATTTAGATTACAAATaactttattcatattttaattattgattcaACAAAGGTTcgtatttgaatttttaaaagaattttactTTATGCAAAAAGTAGCTATACATTTTGAGTTTAATAATAGCTAAAAGATTTACTCTCCAATCTTATTACAATTGTGTTGTTTTCTCCATATATATCCGAAACTATGTCATATGAAATTAAAtcagatttatttttagaagAGGGAAGTTTAAATATATAGCTTTTGAAATAATAACACCACATGCACCATGGAAACTATGGACGATAAGAATGGTGTAAATGATTTTCATAAACATCAAATACAGCAGGCGATGGACGCACTGAATCGTGTAAAAGTAACTGGAAACGTGAAGTTTGTACAGGCAAAGAAAGCCATATTAAAACAGAAAGAATCGTTAAAAAGAAAGATAGATGAAAGCACA is a genomic window of Mytilus trossulus isolate FHL-02 chromosome 1, PNRI_Mtr1.1.1.hap1, whole genome shotgun sequence containing:
- the LOC134718821 gene encoding uncharacterized protein LOC134718821 → MDVGVCDYSVEYDILYDKQRRDCHFNDERKSVVDLYTPEIVREHQDVPVVLFVHGGGWRRGDKAAWKYYLSRDINLLAAIIYGIFGLYGNVGKALARRGIACAVMSYPLTKLSTAWLLFELATSYISSLAVLVVSFGFLAAILWPVGSILSWKFFVGPMQPSTMGLAVTFVTNMFILTIISIQYRYHKLSRFQVVLIWTVLIVFTLSGQNEHFLYLATVVTFLIGQFILLNTNLQVQHLNLDQQVEAVIKCIKKIQNIGNQTRKFNPTDVFLMGHSAGGHLCSIAALHEDNFTKQGMSKADIKGVITISAVLQISLMNTTFTRPLYLHPTFGNKPDGWLKRCPSQSLIENTEYIPPFLIVTAERDINLIKDGAVDFNRQSNQLNEGMSDHVIFPGTNHTSIICNFDKTVKNLNLADLCSNFIKNSVI